One genomic segment of Laspinema palackyanum D2c includes these proteins:
- the map gene encoding type I methionyl aminopeptidase, whose protein sequence is MNILSNLLPQPVGQSRPKKQQRRGIELKSQREIDIMRQASKIVATVLKEISETVQPGMTTADLDAYAEKRIREMGATPSFKGYHGFPASICASVNQEVVHGIPNKKKVLCLGDVLKVDTGAYFEGFHGDSCITIAVGGETSPEAAHLIRAAEESLYKGIEQVKAGNYLLDIAGAIEDCVKANGFSVVEDFTGHGVGRNLHEEPSVFNFRTREMPNVKLRAGMTLAIEPIVNQGSRHTKILSDKWTAVTVDNSLSAQFEHTVLVTEQGYEILTDRTKV, encoded by the coding sequence ATGAACATTCTTTCTAATCTACTGCCTCAGCCTGTCGGTCAATCGCGTCCCAAAAAACAGCAACGCCGGGGGATTGAGCTCAAGTCGCAGCGTGAAATCGATATCATGCGTCAAGCCTCAAAAATTGTTGCTACGGTTCTCAAAGAAATTTCCGAAACCGTGCAACCAGGAATGACCACCGCTGATTTGGATGCTTATGCGGAAAAACGCATCCGGGAAATGGGGGCGACTCCGAGTTTTAAGGGGTATCATGGATTTCCCGCTTCGATTTGCGCCAGCGTTAATCAAGAAGTGGTGCATGGAATTCCCAATAAAAAGAAGGTCCTCTGTCTCGGGGATGTCCTCAAGGTGGATACCGGCGCTTATTTTGAGGGATTTCATGGGGATTCTTGCATTACGATCGCTGTAGGAGGGGAAACCTCTCCAGAAGCAGCACACTTGATTCGGGCAGCAGAAGAGTCGCTTTATAAGGGCATTGAACAAGTCAAGGCGGGTAATTATCTGCTGGATATTGCCGGGGCGATCGAGGATTGCGTGAAGGCGAATGGGTTTAGTGTGGTGGAAGATTTCACGGGTCATGGTGTGGGTCGAAATCTTCATGAAGAACCCTCGGTGTTTAATTTCCGGACTCGGGAGATGCCGAATGTCAAATTGCGTGCGGGGATGACTTTGGCGATCGAGCCAATTGTGAATCAGGGTTCACGCCACACGAAGATTTTATCGGATAAATGGACAGCGGTGACGGTGGATAATTCCTTGTCTGCTCAGTTCGAGCATACGGTCTTGGTAACTGAACAGGGTTATGAAATTTTAACCGATCGCACCAAGGTATAG
- a CDS encoding plastocyanin/azurin family copper-binding protein, with translation MTVLPILRSPLKLFPSLFLPTLFSLMLTLTLGFGWFGSPVLADPIPTATLAAQSVTEIKVSLGNQANELKFFPDRLDFVAGKQYKLVLDNPSPQKHYFTAKDFADASYSSKVEAGKVEIKGAIHELELKPTAEAEWILTPMKPGTYQLRCTIPGHTEAGMTGTITISAGPRSV, from the coding sequence ATGACTGTCCTCCCCATCCTGCGATCGCCTTTAAAACTATTCCCAAGTCTATTCTTGCCAACGCTGTTCTCCCTAATGCTCACTCTGACCCTCGGATTCGGTTGGTTCGGGTCCCCAGTTCTGGCGGATCCCATTCCTACCGCGACTCTGGCAGCTCAATCTGTGACTGAAATTAAAGTCAGTTTAGGCAATCAGGCAAATGAGCTAAAGTTTTTTCCCGATCGCCTCGACTTTGTGGCCGGAAAGCAATATAAATTAGTCCTAGACAACCCCAGTCCTCAAAAACATTATTTCACGGCTAAAGATTTTGCCGATGCCAGTTATTCGAGCAAAGTTGAAGCGGGAAAGGTGGAAATTAAAGGGGCGATTCACGAACTTGAACTCAAACCCACCGCTGAGGCGGAATGGATCTTAACTCCGATGAAACCCGGAACTTATCAGTTGCGCTGCACCATTCCCGGTCATACGGAAGCGGGGATGACGGGGACGATTACCATCTCTGCGGGACCGAGATCGGTATAA
- a CDS encoding VOC family protein, translating into MHHVSIRTANIHRAIAFYSLLGFTVCERFTAGITLACWMEGLNGRIELIQIPEPRPAADAFGDEHYTGYYHLSFDLTDSTPDLPSWLEQLQQQVLDATESNPDLSPLKVLLEPTQQQIGDRLYEVAFIADTDGLPLEFIRVLKS; encoded by the coding sequence ATGCACCACGTTTCGATCCGGACTGCGAATATTCATCGGGCGATCGCCTTTTATTCCCTCCTTGGATTTACCGTTTGCGAACGCTTTACCGCAGGCATTACCCTCGCCTGTTGGATGGAAGGTTTAAATGGACGCATTGAACTGATTCAAATTCCCGAACCCCGTCCCGCCGCCGATGCCTTTGGAGATGAGCATTACACCGGCTATTATCATCTATCCTTTGACCTGACCGACTCCACCCCCGATCTACCCAGTTGGTTAGAACAGTTACAACAGCAGGTTTTGGACGCCACCGAGTCCAACCCAGATTTATCCCCCTTGAAGGTATTGCTAGAACCCACGCAACAACAAATCGGCGATCGCCTCTACGAAGTCGCTTTCATTGCCGATACCGATGGACTCCCGTTGGAGTTTATCCGAGTTTTAAAATCTTAA
- a CDS encoding TIGR02652 family protein, with protein MINLASQYPIFGPEIQCPHCRQTIPALTLTDTYLCQRHGAFEANPNTGELIHLQSGRHWRQWNQEWYRQHTHPDGIRFEIHEALDRLYTQGYRATQVIIAQRYQNLIGSYLERSSPWRGQPDSAKLRLYGLPVEFSPEAAVEPCWEVINFELEKEPGVPIRYPYFRLFE; from the coding sequence ATGATCAATTTAGCTTCGCAGTATCCTATCTTCGGCCCAGAGATTCAGTGTCCCCATTGTCGTCAGACAATCCCGGCACTGACTCTGACGGATACTTATTTGTGTCAGCGTCATGGGGCATTTGAGGCTAACCCGAACACCGGGGAACTGATTCACCTCCAGTCTGGACGGCATTGGCGGCAGTGGAATCAAGAGTGGTATCGGCAACATACCCATCCCGATGGGATTCGCTTTGAAATCCATGAAGCCCTCGATCGCCTCTACACCCAAGGGTATCGGGCAACTCAAGTGATTATTGCCCAACGCTATCAAAACCTAATTGGCTCCTACCTCGAACGCAGTTCTCCTTGGCGGGGTCAGCCGGATTCAGCAAAACTTCGACTCTATGGGTTACCCGTGGAATTCAGTCCCGAGGCAGCGGTGGAACCCTGTTGGGAAGTGATTAATTTTGAGCTGGAAAAAGAACCAGGGGTTCCCATCCGCTATCCTTATTTCCGATTGTTTGAGTAA
- a CDS encoding gamma carbonic anhydrase family protein encodes MTNLNQPLRVSSNFWPVPDLSAAAFVAPNATVMGWVEVGPGASIWYGAVVRADVEKIIIGASSNIQDGAVLHGDPGKLTVLEEFVTVGHRAVVHGAYIERGCLVGIGAVVMDGVRVGTGSTIGAGAVVTKDVPPYTLVVGIPAKPLRTVSEAEAAELIEHARRYEKLALVHAGKGTDLGFKVADS; translated from the coding sequence GTGACAAATCTCAATCAACCTCTCCGGGTTTCCTCGAATTTTTGGCCGGTGCCGGATCTGTCTGCTGCGGCTTTTGTTGCTCCGAATGCGACGGTGATGGGATGGGTGGAGGTGGGTCCCGGGGCGAGTATCTGGTACGGTGCGGTGGTGCGCGCTGATGTGGAAAAAATTATCATTGGCGCGAGTAGCAATATTCAAGATGGGGCGGTTTTACATGGAGACCCCGGAAAACTGACGGTTTTAGAAGAGTTCGTGACGGTGGGCCATCGGGCGGTGGTGCATGGGGCCTATATTGAACGGGGCTGTTTGGTGGGGATTGGTGCGGTGGTGATGGATGGGGTGCGAGTGGGGACTGGGAGTACGATCGGGGCTGGGGCCGTGGTTACGAAGGATGTTCCACCCTATACCCTGGTGGTGGGCATTCCGGCTAAACCCCTGCGTACTGTATCGGAAGCGGAAGCGGCTGAATTGATTGAACACGCAAGGCGCTATGAGAAGTTGGCGTTGGTTCATGCGGGTAAGGGGACGGATCTGGGCTTTAAGGTGGCGGATTCCTAG
- a CDS encoding photosystem II protein Y, producing the protein MDFDWRVLIVLLPIIGAGSWALFNVGKVAIAQIQNFLNKQA; encoded by the coding sequence ATGGATTTTGACTGGCGCGTACTTATTGTTCTGTTACCCATCATTGGTGCTGGAAGTTGGGCGCTGTTCAATGTGGGTAAAGTGGCGATCGCACAGATCCAAAACTTTTTGAACAAACAAGCCTAA
- a CDS encoding PAS domain-containing sensor histidine kinase, with protein sequence MASPSKVKAYLAHWLQLGKTVLMKNGGLDRKPKETIAGESYSPEFEQLWFEVQAPESGHCYLAGTEETVAELMTSEWEIVDCPRCSMPHPLRTRGMPPMSCPCNDLPNWPNQDIPAPRSPLSNRNELQTIRDRLAHMALRADLYASTIGTQPADYPPPDQALAWLRHQNELILNSAGEGICGLDEQMKLTFLNPAAERMLGYGPAEAIGHPVQLLLRTNHCPKTAHPEGEFPIQETLQQGSVKFITDGVFWRKDGTCFPVEYISAPLRQKGEIVGVVLTFKDITERLEMERMKDEFISIVSHELRTPLTSIRGSLGLLASGVLANKPEKSQRMLTIALENSDRLLRLLNDILDMERMASGKVAIVKQPCSAGELMERGVDSIQALAEEASVSIVVEPAQVVLWADADRLIQVFTNLLSNAIKFSPPGSTVWLTTSLQSTHILFQVKDCGRGIPPERLEKIFERFQQVDSSDSRAHGGTGLGLAICEKIVQQHGGRIWAESTLGQGSTFSFTIQLPAPTPQTDV encoded by the coding sequence ATGGCGTCCCCATCTAAAGTAAAAGCATATCTTGCTCATTGGCTGCAATTAGGCAAAACTGTCTTGATGAAAAACGGAGGGCTAGACCGCAAGCCGAAAGAAACCATTGCAGGCGAGTCCTACAGTCCGGAGTTTGAACAATTATGGTTCGAGGTACAAGCGCCAGAGTCAGGGCATTGTTATCTAGCGGGAACCGAGGAAACCGTCGCCGAGCTCATGACCTCCGAATGGGAAATTGTGGATTGCCCTCGATGTTCCATGCCTCACCCCCTAAGAACGAGAGGAATGCCCCCCATGTCCTGTCCTTGTAACGACCTCCCGAACTGGCCGAATCAGGACATCCCTGCACCCCGATCGCCCCTGAGCAACCGGAACGAACTCCAAACCATTCGCGATCGCCTCGCTCACATGGCACTGCGAGCAGATTTGTATGCCTCCACCATTGGCACCCAACCGGCGGATTATCCGCCACCGGATCAAGCTCTAGCCTGGTTACGCCATCAGAACGAGTTAATCTTAAACTCTGCCGGAGAAGGGATTTGCGGATTGGATGAGCAGATGAAACTCACCTTTTTAAATCCTGCTGCCGAGAGAATGTTGGGTTATGGACCCGCAGAGGCGATCGGTCATCCGGTCCAACTCCTGTTAAGAACGAACCACTGTCCGAAAACCGCTCATCCAGAGGGCGAATTTCCCATTCAAGAAACCCTCCAACAAGGCAGCGTCAAATTTATTACCGATGGCGTCTTTTGGCGCAAAGACGGCACCTGTTTTCCCGTGGAATATATCAGCGCCCCCCTGCGACAAAAAGGGGAAATTGTCGGGGTAGTTTTAACCTTCAAAGACATCACTGAGCGACTGGAAATGGAACGGATGAAAGATGAGTTTATCTCCATCGTCAGCCATGAACTTCGCACCCCACTCACCTCAATTCGCGGTTCCCTAGGACTCTTAGCCAGTGGAGTCCTGGCGAATAAACCGGAAAAATCCCAACGAATGCTCACCATTGCCTTAGAAAACTCAGACCGCCTCTTGCGTCTGCTCAACGATATTCTGGATATGGAACGCATGGCCTCGGGAAAAGTGGCGATCGTCAAACAGCCTTGTTCTGCGGGAGAACTCATGGAACGCGGGGTCGATTCCATCCAAGCCCTCGCTGAAGAGGCATCGGTTTCCATTGTAGTTGAGCCTGCCCAGGTCGTCTTATGGGCTGATGCCGATCGCCTGATCCAGGTCTTTACCAATCTCCTGAGCAATGCTATCAAATTTTCCCCTCCAGGCTCCACCGTCTGGCTAACGACATCCCTGCAATCCACCCATATCCTCTTCCAAGTCAAAGATTGTGGACGCGGCATTCCCCCGGAACGGTTAGAAAAGATTTTCGAGCGCTTTCAACAGGTGGATAGTTCCGACTCCCGTGCTCATGGAGGGACCGGCTTAGGTCTAGCCATTTGTGAAAAAATTGTCCAACAGCATGGCGGGCGGATTTGGGCCGAAAGTACCCTGGGTCAAGGGAGTACCTTTTCATTTACCATCCAGCTACCCGCACCTACCCCTCAGACTGATGTTTAA
- a CDS encoding cyclic-phosphate processing receiver domain-containing protein, which translates to MHEIIAILEDNPGRIQAMEKRLKASFPDCSAIFFNNAPDMIAWLKGHLHECLLLSLDHDLGPSWERIGQLFDPGIGRDVVDYLITQLPQCPVILHTSNSDAEIGMEMALKEAKWHCERVIPCPSLDAMDSWDWIDSDWADTLKRLIQSRGKNSPNSIEERILEQPEQRAPHTAPASRMIIVLDDTPESAQLISDRLSEVFPGWSAGFFKNSIELMAWISRNTPQFNRLSRAKYIVILENKKQRIDRMRHHLGQMFPDESLVFFDNAPEIVSWLKIHLQKCLLISLEYNLGPNWTGYEKAFDPGNGREVVDYLATQKPQCPLIFHTSNKEAEIGMEMGLIESHWIFERVMTSKDLKWIEKTWLPLVNLLLNPISHTQLSESDIPSTHARWELFNHFALTFNGYKSWESVEECVEIGDRCAKDYQRKHILPQSFQELRTALLIARNRWRRCNMEPDDEGMSYIQAIAQRLRDKVRAQHQE; encoded by the coding sequence TTGGCTAAAAGGGCACTTACATGAGTGCCTTTTGCTCAGTCTTGACCATGATTTGGGTCCGAGTTGGGAACGCATCGGCCAACTGTTTGATCCAGGAATTGGTCGGGATGTGGTAGATTATTTAATCACACAATTGCCCCAATGTCCAGTGATTCTCCATACCTCCAATAGTGATGCTGAAATTGGGATGGAAATGGCGCTGAAGGAGGCAAAGTGGCACTGTGAACGGGTCATCCCTTGCCCATCTTTGGATGCCATGGACTCTTGGGACTGGATTGATTCAGATTGGGCCGATACCCTGAAACGATTAATCCAATCTAGGGGTAAAAATAGCCCAAATTCTATCGAGGAGCGCATCCTTGAGCAGCCCGAACAACGAGCCCCTCATACCGCGCCTGCATCACGGATGATTATTGTTTTAGATGACACCCCGGAATCAGCACAATTAATCAGCGATCGCCTGAGTGAGGTGTTTCCCGGTTGGTCCGCTGGATTTTTTAAGAATTCTATAGAATTAATGGCCTGGATTTCGCGAAATACTCCCCAATTTAATCGCCTAAGCCGCGCCAAATATATTGTAATTTTAGAGAATAAAAAACAGCGAATTGACCGGATGCGCCATCACCTGGGACAGATGTTTCCAGACGAATCTTTGGTATTTTTTGATAATGCTCCTGAGATTGTATCCTGGCTAAAAATCCATTTACAAAAATGCTTGTTAATTAGCTTGGAGTATAACTTAGGACCGAATTGGACCGGGTACGAAAAAGCTTTTGATCCAGGGAATGGACGAGAGGTTGTAGATTATTTAGCCACCCAAAAGCCTCAATGCCCCTTAATTTTTCATACCTCTAATAAAGAGGCGGAAATTGGGATGGAAATGGGATTAATAGAAAGCCATTGGATTTTTGAGCGAGTGATGACATCCAAGGATTTAAAATGGATAGAAAAAACATGGTTGCCTCTGGTTAATTTACTGTTAAACCCAATTAGTCATACCCAACTGAGTGAATCCGATATTCCCTCCACTCATGCCCGCTGGGAGTTATTTAATCATTTTGCTTTAACCTTCAATGGCTATAAATCCTGGGAATCGGTAGAAGAATGCGTGGAAATTGGCGATCGCTGTGCAAAAGATTACCAAAGAAAGCATATTCTACCGCAGTCATTCCAGGAACTTCGCACCGCCTTATTGATAGCTAGAAATCGCTGGCGACGGTGTAATATGGAACCCGATGATGAAGGGATGAGTTACATTCAGGCGATCGCTCAACGCCTCCGTGACAAAGTGCGTGCCCAGCATCAGGAGTGA